The following are encoded together in the Equus quagga isolate Etosha38 chromosome 15, UCLA_HA_Equagga_1.0, whole genome shotgun sequence genome:
- the LOC124226975 gene encoding cationic amino acid transporter 4-like produces MAQGLPSTASLARFWQKLNRLKTLKESTTETSLQRHLTTLDLTLLGVGGMVGSGLYVLTGTVAKEMAGPALLMSFCVATLASLLAALCHTEFGARVPRAGSAYLFTYVSMGELWAFLIGWNVLLEYLVGGTVMARAWSGYLDAIFSHRIRSFTVAHVGIWQVPFLAQYPDFLASGITLLASALISCRCRIYSWLNHIFLAVSLVVILFIIILGFVLARPHNWSTEEGGFAPFGFSGVMAGAATCFYAFVGFDIIAVSCEEAQNPKRAVPMAITISLGLVAGGYILVSTVLTLIVPWHSLDPDSALADAFYQRGYNWAGLIVAAGSVCAMNTLLLNDLFYLPRMVHAMAADGLFFQVFTYMHPQTQVPMVSILVFGVLMAFLALLLDLQALVHFLSLGTLLDYTFVATSIIVLRFQKTPPSSSLGPVSPGPVAEGYEDSSGHRRLEDTEHPSAPEPGQLRPALRPFLGFMSGCRPGVAVAWALCVLVVSAIILDCGLIFGDSALHLPPWGHTLLLLLSSVLFLLSLLVLWAHQQQHWEDTFQVPMVPVTPALSILLNIFLMLQMNYLTWLRLSVWLLIGLVVYFGYGIRHSKENQQELPGLTATQGSLEETVQALQPLNQAPAQEPSQMEQATSS; encoded by the exons ATGGCCCAGGGGCTGCCCAGCACCGCCAGCCTGGCGCGCTTCTGGCAGAAGCTGAACCGGCTGAAGACACTGAAGGAGTCCACCACAGAGACATCGCTGCAGCGCCACCTGACCACACTGGACCTGACCCTGCTGGGTGTGGGTGGCATGGTGGGCTCGGGCCTCTATGTACTCACAGGCACCGTAGCCAAGGAGATGGCTGGCCCTGCATTGCTCATGTCCTTCTGTGTGGCCACTCTGGCCTCCCTGCTAGCAGCTCTATGCCACACGGAGTTTGGGGCACGTGTGCCCCGCGCAGGCTCTGCCTACCTGTTTACTTACGTGTCCATGGGTGAGCTGTGGGCCTTCCTCATTGGCTGGAATGTGCTTCTTGAGTACCTCGTTGGTGGCACCGTAATGGCCCGCGCCTGGAGTGGCTACCTGGATGCCATCTTCAGCCACCGCATCCGCAGCTTCACCGTGGCCCATGTGGGCATCTGGCAAGTGCCCTTCCTGGCCCAGTACCCGGACTTCTTGGCTTCTGGTATCACACTTTTGGCCTCTGCATTGATCTCCTGTAGATGCCGCATCTATTCCTGGCTCAACCATATCTTCCTTGCTGTCAGCCTGGTCgtcatcctcttcatcatcatcctggGATTTGTCCTGGCCCGCCCGCACAACTGGAGCACTGAGGAGGGCGGCTTTGCGCCCTTCGGTTTCTCTGGTGTCATGGCCGGTGCCGCCACCTGCTTCTATGCTTTCGTGGGCTTTGATATCATTGCAGTCTCCTGTGAGGAGGCCCAGAACCCAAAGCGGGCCGTGCCTATGGCCATCACCATCTCACTTGGCCTGGTGGCTGGTGGCTATATCCTTGTCTCCACTGTCCTCACCCTCATTGTGCCATGGCACAGCCTGGACCCTGACTCAGCACTCGCTGATGCCTTCTACCAGCGGGGCTACAACTGGGCAGGCTTGATTGTGGCAGCTGGCTCCGTCTGCG CCATGAACACTCTCCTCCTCAACGACCTCTTTTACCTGCCACGCATGGTCCATGCCATGGCCGCCGATGGGCTCTTCTTCCAGGTGTTTACCTACATGCACCCCCAGACGCAGGTGCCCATGGTGAGCATCCTGGTGTTCGGGGTCCTCATGGCTTTCCTGGCGCTGCTGCTGGACCTCCAGGCACTGGTCCATTTCTTGTCCCTGGGAACACTGCTGGACTATACCTTCGTGGCCACCAGCATTATAGTGCTACGCTTCCAAAAGACCCCTCCATCTAGTTCCCTGGGCCCAGTCagccctggccctgtggctgaggggtaTGAGGACTCCTCAGGACACAGACGGCTGGAGGACACTGAgcacccctcagcccctgagcCCGGGCAGCTGCGACCAGCCCTGAGGCCCTTCCTTGGCTTCATGAGTGGGTGCAGACCTGGAGTCGCCGTGGCCTGGGCACTCTGTGTCCTGGTGGTCTCAGCCATCATTCTGGACTGCGGGCTGATCTTTGGGGACTCGGCCCTGCACCTCCCACCCTGGGGCCacaccctgctgctcctgctcagctcTGTCCTgtttctgctcagtctcctcgtcCTGTGGGCCCACCAGCAACAGCACTGGGAGGACACCTTTCAG GTTCCCATGGTGCCCGTGACTCCAGCCCTGAGCATCCTCCTCAACATCTTCCTCATGCTGCAGATGAACTACCTGACCTGGCTGCGCTTGTCCGTCTGGCTACTGATCG GACTTGTGGTGTATTTTGGCTATGGCATCAGGCACAGCAAGGAGAACCAGCAGGAGCTGCCAGGGTTGACTGCCACACAAGGCAGCCTGGAGGAGACGGTGCAGGCCCTACAGCCCCTCaaccaggccccagcccaggagcCCAGTCAAATGGAGCAGGCTACCAGTTCATGA